Part of the Streptomyces antimycoticus genome, TACGAGAATAGTAGATGCTTGGATGGATTCCGCAAGTCGCCATGGCGGGAAGGAGCGATCAGGTCGTGGTTCGCGGTGATGGGTCCGGTGCCGGAGGCGTCGACCCCCAGCAGCTGTGGCAGAGCCCCCAGCAGCCCCGCAAGGGGCGTAAACCCGCCTTCAGCCGTGCGGCGATCACCGCCGCCGCCGTCGCCCTGGCGGACGCCGAGGGAATCGACGCGGTCACCATGCGGCGGGTGGCGTCGCAGGTCGGCGCCGGGGTCATGTCGCTGTACAGCTACGCTCCCGACAAGGAGACACTGCTGCTGCTGATGGTCGACCACGTCAACGGCGAGCTGTCACCACCAGCCCCGCTGACCGGCGACTGGCGCGCCGATCTGAAGGCCATCGCCCATGCCCAGCGCGCCCTGATGCTGCGCCACCCCTGGCTTCCCGCCGCGCTGTTCAACCGCCGCTGGTCCTTCGGGCCCCACACCCTGGACTTCGTGGAATACGCGCTCGCCGCCCTGCGGCCCACCGCGCTGGACGGCGGTGCGAAGCTGGAGGTGTTCAGCCTGATCACGGGTTTCGTCGCCGGACTCGTCGCCGATGAGATCGCTCAGGCCGCGCTCGCCGACTCACCCGACCGGGCCGCCGCCGACGCCCGGTACCTCGCCGCGGTGGCCGCCGACGGACACCACCCCGAGCTCGCCGAGGCACTCTCCGCCCCCGCTCGCCCGCTCAGCCCCGACGCCACGTTCGCCCGTCTGCTCGACCGCATGGTCGACGGCCTGGACGCCGGATCGCAGGACGGAGCCGCGGGCCGCTAGTTAGGGGTTGGTCCATGCCTCGGGGTCCTCGGCGAGGCCCAGGACGTCGCCGGGCAGCCGGGCCGCGGCCACCTCCGCGAGAGTCACCTCGCCGAGGATCTTGCGCACATTGGCCCGCACCGCGATCCACAGCGGCAGCAGCGACTCCGCCGGTCCGCAGTACGACAGCTCGGGCGGGCGCACTCCGCGCACCGACACCAGGGGTCCGTCGACCACCCGGATCACCTCGGCGATGCTGATGGTGTCCGCCGGGCGGGCCAGCCGGTAGCCGCCGTTGCCCCCGCGCTGGCTGGCCACCAGCCCGCCCCGGCGCAGATCGCCCAGAATCCCTTCGAGGAACTTGTGCGGTATGCCCTGCGCACCGGCGATCGCCTCGGCCTTGACGGAGGTGTCCTCCCCCGCCGCGGCCAGTTCCAACGCCGCCCGCACCGCATAGTCCGCCTTCGCCGAGATCCGCATACCGTGATTATCCGCCACCGGCGCGGCGGGCCGTCAGAAGGGCAGGGTGAACGGGGGGTGCTCGCCGTTGAGGAAGTAGTCCCCGACCTCGTGGAGCCGGTGGGCGACGGGGTCGTAGAGCGTATGGGTGCGCGCGTTGCGCCAGAAGCGGTCGAACCCGTAGGCGGAGGAGGCGGAGCGCGCCCCGACGACGTCCAGGGCGCGGGCGGTGGCGTCGTGGGCGGCCCGGGAGGCGGCGGCCTCGGCCGCGGCGGCGAGCACGGTGATCTCGGCGCATTCGTCGTCGGTCAGGTCCTCGCCCCGCGCCAGCCCGCCGTCCAGGGCCTCCAGTGCCTGATCGGCGAGGGCGGCGGCGGAGAACGTGGCGACGGTGAGCTCCCCGTAGGTGGTCAGCGCGTACGGATCGCGCGAGGAGGTGTGCGGCCAGGGCGCGTGCACGGCCCTGGTGTACTCGCGGGCCTCGGCGAGCACCCCCTGCGCGATCCCGAGACAGATCTGCGCCGAGACCAGACGTCCGGTGGGCGCGGCCAGACCGCTGAAGGGCGACGGGGCGTCCTCGTCCCAGGAGAGCGGGCCGAGCACCGCGTCGTCCTCGACCGGCACCGCGTCGAACTCCACGCTGCCGCCGGCCGACAGCCGCTGCCCGAAGGTGTCCCCGTCGTCGCCGCCGCACACCACACCGGGATCGGCGGTGTCGACGAGCACGGCCAGGGGTTCGCCGGTGTCGGCGTGGGTGGCGCGGACGGCCAGCCGGTCGGCGACCAGGACGCCGGTGGCGTACCCCTGACGTCCGTTCACCACCCGGCCGTCCCTCCCGGTGGTGAGCGTCAGCCGTGGCTCACGGGTGGCCAGCCCGCCGCCCCAGCACCACTGCCCGGCCGCCGACTCCCGCTCCAGCCGGGCGGCCGGCTCGGCCCCGCCGAAGAAGCGGGCGCTGAAGGACAGCAGATAGTGGCAGCCGAGCACCTGGCCGATCGCGCCATCGGCCGCGGCGATCTTCCGCACGACGGCGCAGGCCGTGGACCAGCCCGCTCCCCCGCCCCGTGCTCGGCGGGGATCAGCAGCGCCAACAGTCCCGCCTCGCGCAACCGGGCGATCTCGCCGTACGGCGTCTTGCCGGCCTGGTCGCGGATGACCGCGTCCGTGGCGAGGTCGTCCGCCGCCTCGCCGGCGATCTGCAGCCACCACGCGCGGTCGGGTGCTTCGGTCACCGCATCCATCACCGTCACGCCCGCTCCCCTCCATCCGGCCGGACTTCATCATTCCCTATTTTTCCAGTAGGGAAAATAGGGAACTTGGCCATGAACGCCCAGTGAGTGATGTCAGGCATATGCCAGTGCTAGGTTTGTCCGAGAATGCTCTATTCCATGAGGTGAGGTCCGGGGATGGAGGAGCGGCGCGGAACAGACGCGGTGGGGCGCTCCCACTCATGGGGCGATGAACGCCTTTCCCTGCTTTCGACGGTGGGCGCCGCGCTCAACGACCGTGAGGCGCTGCAGCACGCCCTGGACCAGGCGGTCTCCGAGCTGGGCGGCCTCGCGGGGCTGATGCACTGGTCCTGTGGCCCGACCGGCAGCCGTACGCTGCGCCTGGTCCTGGCCAGCGGGCTGCCGCTGCCCGCCCTCGGGGGCTGGCAGGAGATCCGCCAGGACGAGGCCCCGCTCGCCCCCGCCCGGGCCGTGCGGGACGGCCGCTTCGTCTGGCTGCCCGCGGCCGCCCACGAGACCCTCCGGCCCGGGGAGACCGGCCGCGCCTCCTCCGGGGCCCTGCCGGCGGGGACCGCGGTGGCGTCCGTTCCGCTGACCGGGCCGGACCGGCCGGTGGGCGCGCTGTCCGTCCTCACCGGCCCGCGGGAGCCGACCCCGGAACAGGCCGCCTTCCTCGAAGCGGTGGGACGCTGGGCCGAGCGCCGACTCTCGCGCTCGGCGGGCGGGATCGGCGACTGCGACGAACACCCGTGGTGGCACCAGCGGCCGGGCGGCTCGGTGCTGCAGCAGCCCCTGGAAGTGGTCAACGTCGGCTCCTGGGAATGGGGCATCCGCACCGGTGAGATGTGGTGGGACCGGGCCGGCCTAACGCTCCTCGGCATCCCCCACGGCTACGAGCGGCGGATCGAGAGGTGGATCGACCTGATCCACCCCGAGGACATGCCGCGGGTGATGGCCGCCACCGAGAAGTCGCTCCGGGAGCGGAGCGGATACGAGGCCGAGTACCGGGTCCGCCGCCCGGACGGGACCAGCGGGTGGGTGCAGAGCCGCGCCCATCTCGAGCTCGACGAGGACGGCCGGCCCGTCCGCATGATCGGGAAGGTCTGGGACACCACCGAGAGCCGGATGGCCCGGGAGTCGGTGGGGCAGGCGCTGCGGTACATGCGCGACGCGTTCTTCGCGGTGAACCAGGACTGGCGGATCACCTTCCTCAATGTCGAGGCCGAGCGTCTGGTCGGCCCGGCCGCGGAGGTGCTCGGCAGACCGCTCTGGGAGGGCCCCGCGGGCACGGTCCCCGAGCTGGAGGAGCGCTGCCGGCGCGCAGCCGCCGACGGCAGGCCGACCGGGTTCGACATCCGGTGGCCCACCGATGACCGCTGGTACCACATCCGGCTGGTCTCCGTGCCCGATGGGCTGACGGCCTATCTCACCGATGCGACCGAGCGCCGTACCCAGGCCGCGCGGCACGCGGAGGTCGAGCGTGCCGGCGCCGAACAGGCCGCCAGGATCAGCGAGTTGGCCAGCGCGCTCGCCGACGCGGTGACCACCCAGGACGTCGTCCAGGTCGTCGCCGCGCAGGTGCTGCCGCCGTTCGGCGCCTCGGGCCTGCTGGTGCTGTGCCTGGAGGGCGGCCGGCTGAACGTGGTGGGCTCCGTCGGCTATCCCCGAGCCTTCCTCCGCAGGGTCGACGGGGTCCCGGCCTTCGGGGGCTACCGTCTGCTCAACGAAGTGCTCGGCTCGCGGCGGCCGGTCTTCATCTCCTCGACCGAGGAGTACCAGCGGCTCTTCCCCGATCTGTCCGGCAGTCCCGCCCTGGCCCGAAAGAACGCCTGGGCCGTGCTTCCCCTGATCGCCTCGGGCAACGCCATCGGCACCTGCAGCGTCTCCTTCGACGAGCCCCGCCGCCTCACCGCCGATGAGCGCACCCTGCTCACCGCCCTCAGCGGAATGGTCGCCCAGGCGCTGGCCCGGGCCCGTCTCTACGACACCGAGCACGCCCGCGCCCAGGCGCTCCAGCGCGGACTGCTGCCCCGGATCCTGCCCTCGCCCGGCGCCCTCACCCCCGCCGTCCGCTATCTGCCCGCGAGCAGCGGTACGGACATCGGCGGCGACTGGTACGACGTCATTCCCCTGTCCGCGGAGCGGGTGGCCGTCGTCATCGGCGATGTGATGGGCCACGGTCTGGCCGAGGCCGCCACCATGGGGCGGCTGCGCACCGCCGTGCACACGCTCGCCAACCTGGAACTGCCTCCCGAGGAGGTCCTGGCCCATCTGAACGAGGTCGTCAGCGATCTGGGCGACGACTCCTTCGCCACCTGTCTGTACGCGGTGTACGACCCCGTCTCGGGCTGCTGCTCCCTCGCCCGTGCCGGTCATCCCCCGCCCCTGATCGTGCGCCCCGACGGAAGCGTAAAGTGTCTGGATCCGACGCCCGATCCGCCGCTGGGGGCGGCCGATCCCCCGTTCTCCACCGTGGATCTCCAGGTGCCCGACGGCACTCTGCTGGTGCTGTTCACCGACGGTCTGGTGGAGTCCGCGGCGCGCGACATCGACACCGGCATCGCCGAGTGCACCCAGGTGCTCACCAGCGAGTACGGCCGGCTCCTCACCTGTCCTCCGCGCCGTCCGCACACCAACGGCCGCGGGGCGGGCGGCGAGCACGGCGAGGACCACGACCGGCTCGACCGGCTCTGTGACCTCCTGGTCGGGACCATGCTGCCCGCCCAGCGGCTGACCGCCGACGACACCGCCCTGCTGATCGCCCGGCTCCACGGACTGCCCTCCGGGAACACCGCCGGGTGGCCGCTGCCGGAGGACCCGGTGGCCGCCGGTCTCGCCCGCACCCATGTCCGCGAACAGCTGGAGGCATGGGATCTCGACGATCTCGTCATGACCACCGAACTGCTGGTGAGCGAGCTCGTGGCCAATGTCGTACGGCACGCCAGGGGGCCGACCCGGCTCCGGCTGATCCGTGGCAGATCGCTGATCTGCGAGGTCTCGGACGCCAGCTCCACCACCCCCCGGATCCGCCGGGCCGCCGAGACGGACGAGGGCGGGCGGGGACTGCAGCTGGTCTCCGCGCTCTCGCAGCGCTGGGGGACCCGCTACACCGCCGAGGGCAAGTGCATCTGGACGGAACAGCCCATCGCGTACAGCGGCGCGATCTAGAAAATTCGCGGTCCGCGTCATCCGATGGCGAGTTCGCCGCCCCGGGCCTCGAGGATGGCGCCGGTGATGTAGCTCGCCCGCGAGGAGACCAGGAACAGAACGGCTTCGGCGATCTCCTCGGGCGCCGCGGGTCGGTCCAGGACCGTGGCCCGCGCCACGGTCCGGAGGGCCTCCTCCCCCATCTCGGAGGTGCCCGGCGTACGGACCGGGCCCGAACGGACGGCGTTGACCCGGACTCCCCGGCCGCCGAACTCATCGGCCCACACCCGGGTCAGCAGCTCCAGCGCGGCCTTCGAGGCGCCGTACGCCCCGGCGTTGCGGGCGGGGGCACCGGCCGCGATGGTGCTGAGGTTGACGATGACCCCGTGGCCCCGAGTGGCCATACCCGGTGCGAGCCGCCCGACCAGCAGAAGCGGTGCGCGGGCGTTGATGGCCATATGGACGTCGAACATCTCGGACGAGGTCCCGGCGGTGTCCGCGAACCGGTAGACGCCGGCGTTGTTGACCAGGACGTCCACCTCCCCCGCCTCGTCGGCCAGCCGCCGCACATCATCGGCCTCGGCGAGATCCGCCGCCACGAACCTGGCCGTGGCCCCCGCCGCGGACACCTCCTCGACCACCTCCGCACCCCGCCGCGCGTCCCGGCCGTGGACGACCACCTCGGCCCCCAGCGCCGCCAGCCGCAGCGCCACGGCGCGGCCGATCCCCGCCGTGGCACCCGTGACCAGGGCCGTGGCTCCGGACAGCTCACCACTCATGCGGACACTCCTCACCGTGTGCCGGACACCGATCCACACCGCACACACCGGATGATTACCGCACCGGCCCGCCCCGGGCCGGACGGCTCGCCGCCCCTGAGGCTGAACGGGCGCGGCGGCTCGGTGACGGGACGCCATATCCGCCGGTCCGCCCGAAGCCGGACGACGACCGCCCCGGCTCCGCGGCTGACACGATCTTCCGCGTGGCGCTCGTCTTTGCTGTACTGCGGGGGTGCGGGAAACATCGTCAACCAGCCATGTCGCCCTGGTGACAGGGGCGAACCAGGGAATCGGCGCCGCGACGGCACGAGCGCTGGCGGCCCGCGGCGTCGCGGTGCTCTGCGCCTATCTGCGCCCGCGCGGCCCTGGCGAGGGGGACGCCGCGGATCCGTACCACGCCGCGCGGTCCATCGACGGCGAAGAGGTCGCGGCGC contains:
- a CDS encoding TetR/AcrR family transcriptional regulator C-terminal domain-containing protein, with product MVRGDGSGAGGVDPQQLWQSPQQPRKGRKPAFSRAAITAAAVALADAEGIDAVTMRRVASQVGAGVMSLYSYAPDKETLLLLMVDHVNGELSPPAPLTGDWRADLKAIAHAQRALMLRHPWLPAALFNRRWSFGPHTLDFVEYALAALRPTALDGGAKLEVFSLITGFVAGLVADEIAQAALADSPDRAAADARYLAAVAADGHHPELAEALSAPARPLSPDATFARLLDRMVDGLDAGSQDGAAGR
- a CDS encoding RrF2 family transcriptional regulator; this encodes MRISAKADYAVRAALELAAAGEDTSVKAEAIAGAQGIPHKFLEGILGDLRRGGLVASQRGGNGGYRLARPADTISIAEVIRVVDGPLVSVRGVRPPELSYCGPAESLLPLWIAVRANVRKILGEVTLAEVAAARLPGDVLGLAEDPEAWTNP
- a CDS encoding SpoIIE family protein phosphatase → MEERRGTDAVGRSHSWGDERLSLLSTVGAALNDREALQHALDQAVSELGGLAGLMHWSCGPTGSRTLRLVLASGLPLPALGGWQEIRQDEAPLAPARAVRDGRFVWLPAAAHETLRPGETGRASSGALPAGTAVASVPLTGPDRPVGALSVLTGPREPTPEQAAFLEAVGRWAERRLSRSAGGIGDCDEHPWWHQRPGGSVLQQPLEVVNVGSWEWGIRTGEMWWDRAGLTLLGIPHGYERRIERWIDLIHPEDMPRVMAATEKSLRERSGYEAEYRVRRPDGTSGWVQSRAHLELDEDGRPVRMIGKVWDTTESRMARESVGQALRYMRDAFFAVNQDWRITFLNVEAERLVGPAAEVLGRPLWEGPAGTVPELEERCRRAAADGRPTGFDIRWPTDDRWYHIRLVSVPDGLTAYLTDATERRTQAARHAEVERAGAEQAARISELASALADAVTTQDVVQVVAAQVLPPFGASGLLVLCLEGGRLNVVGSVGYPRAFLRRVDGVPAFGGYRLLNEVLGSRRPVFISSTEEYQRLFPDLSGSPALARKNAWAVLPLIASGNAIGTCSVSFDEPRRLTADERTLLTALSGMVAQALARARLYDTEHARAQALQRGLLPRILPSPGALTPAVRYLPASSGTDIGGDWYDVIPLSAERVAVVIGDVMGHGLAEAATMGRLRTAVHTLANLELPPEEVLAHLNEVVSDLGDDSFATCLYAVYDPVSGCCSLARAGHPPPLIVRPDGSVKCLDPTPDPPLGAADPPFSTVDLQVPDGTLLVLFTDGLVESAARDIDTGIAECTQVLTSEYGRLLTCPPRRPHTNGRGAGGEHGEDHDRLDRLCDLLVGTMLPAQRLTADDTALLIARLHGLPSGNTAGWPLPEDPVAAGLARTHVREQLEAWDLDDLVMTTELLVSELVANVVRHARGPTRLRLIRGRSLICEVSDASSTTPRIRRAAETDEGGRGLQLVSALSQRWGTRYTAEGKCIWTEQPIAYSGAI
- a CDS encoding SDR family NAD(P)-dependent oxidoreductase; its protein translation is MSGELSGATALVTGATAGIGRAVALRLAALGAEVVVHGRDARRGAEVVEEVSAAGATARFVAADLAEADDVRRLADEAGEVDVLVNNAGVYRFADTAGTSSEMFDVHMAINARAPLLLVGRLAPGMATRGHGVIVNLSTIAAGAPARNAGAYGASKAALELLTRVWADEFGGRGVRVNAVRSGPVRTPGTSEMGEEALRTVARATVLDRPAAPEEIAEAVLFLVSSRASYITGAILEARGGELAIG